The nucleotide sequence GGTGAGGAAGTTGCCCGCGTCCAGCGAGCCGAAGAACCACGCCTTCCAGCTCTGCGTGCCGCTCAGCACGGCAGCGCTGTAGAAGCTGTTCAGACCGGAGGAGGACAGGTTCCAGGAGTACAGCGCCGCCGCGAGGACCATGATCCCGATCAGGGCGGGGAGCGACCAGCGTGGCGCGGTCTCCGGCGGCTGTACGGGCGTGGCGGGCGGTGGCGGCTCGGAGGCCGGCGCCGACGGGGTCGGGACAGGCTCGGCGCTGTCGCTGGTGTGGGGGCGCGGATCGGTGGCAGATGTCACCACTGCACCGTGCGGTGACGGCTTGGGCGCGGACTGTGGTGTGGCTGGCAGCGGCCTGTGAGTTCACTCCGGCGGAAGTAAAGTGGGCCGCTGTGAACGCGCCGGTGGAAGTACCCGCGAAGGCGGCGAACCCCCGGCCGCCGGGCCGGGGGTTCGCCGTGTACGTCCTGCTCGTGGCGCGGCGCTGTGCCGTGGCCCGGCGTCTACCAGATCGCCTCGACCCACTCCGGGTGGTCGATGAACGGGTTGCGGTTGTGCTGGTAGGTGTCGTAGATGACCTGGTTGCGGCGCTCCTCGAAGGCGCTCGGCGGGTCCGCCTCGTTCCATGCCTTCAGGACGGAGAGCTTGCCCATGTACGGGTTGGAGCCGTTGTTGACCTTCTCGTTCGGCTCCAGGTCGGCGAAGCCGTCACCGCCGTCGTAGCGCACGGCCATGTAGAGGATGATGCGGGCCACGTCACCCCGGTCCGCGGCGCGCGGCGCGAAGGAGTCGGAGTCGACGGTGCTGCCGCCGCCGTTGGTGACGGTGCTGCCGCCGTTGTCGAAGTCGAGGTTGCCGCGGGTGCTGTTGACCTGGACGTCACAGGCGCGCAGGTGGTGCAGGTCGGTGCCCGGCCCGGTGACCTCGCCGAAGTCGCCGTGCGACTTGGCCCAGGTGTGCTCGCGGTTCCAGTCGCCGACGTCACCGCCGTTGAGGGACTTGCTGCGGGAGACACCGCTGTACAGCAGGAGCACGTTGCTGGTGTTGTTCGGGTCCTGGTCGGTGACCTTGAGCGCGTTCCAGACCGCGGAGTACGAGATCTTGGAGACGTTGGCGCTGATGATCGTGTGCAGGGAGGACTTCAGGGTCGTACCGGTCTTGCCGATCGCGTTCGCGTAGTACGTGGTGTCGTAGGCGGTCGTCGTCGCCGAGGCGGGGGAGGCCGTGGCGGCCGGGAGGACGATACCGACGAGCACGGCCGACGTCGCGAGAGCGACCGACTTCCAACTGCGTATCCGCGCAGCGGGCATGAGGGGTGTCCCTTCCCAGAGGGCCGCGCAGCACGAGGAGTTGCTTAGGGGAGTCTCGTTCTACGCGGGTTGACTGTGTGGGCAATCGAGAGATTGGCATGGACGGGTCAGTCCATGTGTTACGAAGGGAAGGCAATCTGGTGACGAAATGGCCAACGGGGCAACCCCCGTGCGCCAACTCCCCTGCCCGTGCTCCGAGTCAAGGGGGGACCCCCATTGACGTGGGGATTCAGGCGTGCTGGGCCTCTATGCGGCCTTGCGGAGTTGTCCGGTGCAGAGCAACCTCGACGGGGGATCAACCGTCTTCCCTACAGCGATCACGTCCGTCGTGGTCCGGTCCGCCCGCCCGCCCGACTCACCGGAAAGTCATGCTGCCCACCAGAAGAAGACCTGGCCGACCGAACAAGACAGCGGCCGGATAATTGATATCCATAATCTCGCGGGCGCTCCCGCGAATACGAAGCACGTTCGCGTCCACCACGTGGCGTCAACCGAGAATGATTCTGTGGGCCGCGGTGAGCGTCGCGGCCATCGGATTCATTCTCGCGCTGGAGATAGCCTCACGTGGCTACGGCCTGCCGGGGCCGATCACCAACCAGGCGCAAGAGGTGATATTCGCCCCCAAGTCGGGGCCGTTGCTGTACGCCAGCATGGCGCTGACGATGGTGGTGCTCACCTGGCGGCAACGGTGGATAACGGCCGGTGTCGCGATCGGAATCGACGTCGTCTTCTTTCTGGTGAGATGGGTTCTCGACGCGCCGATGATGTTCGGCAACGGCGCGCTGTGGGTGATCCTGGGCTGGGCGGTCATCGCCGTCACGCGCCGCACCGGCCGCGAACGGGTGCTGCTGCTGAAGGGCGTCGGGCTGGGCCTGCTGCTGGTGGCCGGCCGTAAGACCGGCGACGCCTGGCTGCTGATCACGTCCAAGACCCGCCCGTCGGTGCTCGACCCGTATCTGGCGACCGCCGACCACGCACTGGGCAACCCGTCGTGGCTGGTGGGGCGGATGGTCAGGGCCACCGGTCCGGTCGGCTCGCATCTTCTCGACTGGGTCTACATCCAGCTCGCGGTGGCCGCGGTCGGCGTCGCGCTCTATCAGCTGCGTCATGTGGCCGCCGAGCGCCGCTTCCCGCGCCACCATCTGGTGCGCACGTTCCTGGTGATCGGCCTCCTCGGGCCGGGCATCTATATGATCTTCCCGGTGGTCGGGCCGGTCTTCGCCTACGGCCCCGGCGCCTTCGGCACCGGCGGCGAGCACTGGGCACTGGCCAATTTGTGGCCCGACACGCCGCCGCCGATCGGTCCCCCGCACTCGATGCCGTACGACGAGATCACGCCACGCAATTGCATGCCCAGTCTGCATACGGCGTGGGCCACCGCGATTTTCATTCATTCCCGCGGCGGCCCCCGATTTCTGCGCTACGCGGGCACGTTCTGGCTGATCGCCACGCTTACCGCGACGCTGGGATTCGGCTATCACTACGGCGTGGATCTCATCGCCGGTGTTGTTTTCACGGTCACTATCGAGGCGGCCCTGCGCACGTTCGACCGGGGCTGGGACCGGTCGGGAATTCGGCTGGTCGCTTATGGCGCGACGGTGTTCGTCGCGCTTCTGCTGGCGTACCGTCACCTGCCGCTGGAGATGGCCCGACACCCGTGGGTTGCCGGACCGCTCCTCCTCCTGGTGATGGCGTCAGTGGTGTACGGCTTCGTACGGGTCGACAAGCGGTGGGTGCCGAAGTCCGTGCCGGGGCCGCGCCCGGAGCCACACCCGGAACCTCACCCCGAGTCCTCCGAGCCTTCCGAGCCCGCCGAGCCCTCCGAACCCCACCCCGAACGGCACCCGGAACTGGTGCGGGTTCCTCAGCCCCCCAACCGCTCCCGCAGTTCGCCGACATCGGCCAGGAACCACGTCTGACGGTTGCGGTTGCATTCGCGGACCAAGTCCCGCAGGGACGAACTGGCCGTCGTGTGGCGGGAGATGTCGCCGATGACGGCGAGGCCGACGCCGTACTGGACGAACTTCTGGATGATGTCGCCGGCCATGCGGGTGCGCAGTTCGAAGAACGCCTCGTCGAAACGCTCGACGGGGACGACGACCCAGGCGGCGCCCTGGTACCCGGCATTGCCGATGAGGTCCAGAGCGTCGCTCTCGCGGGCGATCGCCTCGCCCTCGGGGGCGCACATCAGGACGGACACGTCGTGGATCGTCTGCAGGGTGGTGGTCATGGGCGTCGAGGTTACTGTCCGAGTCCCCGCGCCGCCGTCCCCTTTGCCGCCGTCCGCCTCGCCGGGCGCGGGGGCTGCGAGCAGTTGCCGGCCGGCCTCCGCGAGGTGGTTCCGCAGCTGCGATCCGGGGTGCAGCTCGGCTTTGTCCGGGTTCTTGGTGTTCATGAGCGCCTATCCGACCCCGAGAAGAAGGGAACTGGCGTACAACTATCGCTCATCCTTACGAGTCAAGTGAGGTGAACCCGCCAGTGGTGGGTTCCAGTCGCTCAAGGGGATGGGAAGGGTTTGATGACTCACCGGATATCGGGGGTATCCCGGGTGTCGCGTTCGTCCAGGCGGACGCGTGTGGTCGCTGCGGGGATCGGGGCCGGGATGGCCGTGTCGTCGGCGGCCACGGCGTTCGCGCCGGCCGCCGCCGCGGCGCCGACACCGCAGGTCAGCTGTACGTCGAAGCAGGCCGGACTGGCCGAGAAGCTGCAGAAGGACATCACAGCCGCGCTGTCGAAGCGGAAGGGGACGGTGGCGGTCGGGCTGTACGACCGGGTCACCGGCACCACCTGCACGCTGCGGGGCGACACCGCCTTCGACTCGGCCAGCGTCGTGAAGGTCACCGTGCTCGCCGCGCTGCTGTACGACGCGAAGAAGAAGAACCGGTATCTCACCGACCGTGAGACCAAGCTCGCCACCGCCATGATCACCAAGTCGGACAACGCCTCCACCAGCACCCTGTGGAAGCAACTCGGACTGACCAAGATCAAGGCGTTCCTCACCGCCGCCAAGATGACCCAGACCAAGCCGGGCGCGGACAACTACTGGGGCCTCACCCAGATCACCGTCCGGGACGAGCAGCGGCTGCTCGCGCTGCTCACCGCGAAGAACAGCGTCCTGACCGACAACGCCCGCGCCTACGTCCTCAAGCTCATGAACAAGGTCGTCGCCGGGCAGCGCTGGGGTACTCCCGCCGGGGCGCCCTCCACCGTGAAGGTGCACGTCAAGAACGGGTGGCTGTCGCGCGCCACGCACGGCTGGCGGGTGCACAGCGTCGGCACGTTCGTCGGTGGCGGGCGTGACTACACGATCACCGTCCTCACCCACGGCAACCCCGACATGCAGTACGGGGTCAACACCATCCAGGGTGTCGCCAAGGTCATCCACAAGGATCTCGTGCCGGTCGCGAAGAGTGCCTCGGGTTCGCCGAGCGTGCAGCGGTACGTGCCCACCGACCAGCCGCAGGAGGCGACCGTGCCGGTGCCGGAGTCCGGTGCCGGCAGCGGCTGATGTCCGGACGTTCACGGCGAGGCCATCCGTGGATCACCGGCGTCGTCCTACCGTGACGCCATGCCTCTCAGAAGTCTCGTCGCGACCCTGACCGCAGGCCTGGCGGCGGCCACCACCTTCGCCGCCGCCGGGCCCGTCCACGCCGACTCGGCGCGGAGTCACGCCTGTTCGTCGTCCGTGTCGATCGAGGCGTACTCCGACGCCCTGGACAAGACGACGTACGCGGGCACCTTCGTCGGGAACCTCTCCGGCCTCGCCGTCGACCGCGGCGG is from Streptomyces sp. NBC_01314 and encodes:
- a CDS encoding endonuclease I family protein; this translates as MPAARIRSWKSVALATSAVLVGIVLPAATASPASATTTAYDTTYYANAIGKTGTTLKSSLHTIISANVSKISYSAVWNALKVTDQDPNNTSNVLLLYSGVSRSKSLNGGDVGDWNREHTWAKSHGDFGEVTGPGTDLHHLRACDVQVNSTRGNLDFDNGGSTVTNGGGSTVDSDSFAPRAADRGDVARIILYMAVRYDGGDGFADLEPNEKVNNGSNPYMGKLSVLKAWNEADPPSAFEERRNQVIYDTYQHNRNPFIDHPEWVEAIW
- a CDS encoding phosphatase PAP2 family protein, with product MILWAAVSVAAIGFILALEIASRGYGLPGPITNQAQEVIFAPKSGPLLYASMALTMVVLTWRQRWITAGVAIGIDVVFFLVRWVLDAPMMFGNGALWVILGWAVIAVTRRTGRERVLLLKGVGLGLLLVAGRKTGDAWLLITSKTRPSVLDPYLATADHALGNPSWLVGRMVRATGPVGSHLLDWVYIQLAVAAVGVALYQLRHVAAERRFPRHHLVRTFLVIGLLGPGIYMIFPVVGPVFAYGPGAFGTGGEHWALANLWPDTPPPIGPPHSMPYDEITPRNCMPSLHTAWATAIFIHSRGGPRFLRYAGTFWLIATLTATLGFGYHYGVDLIAGVVFTVTIEAALRTFDRGWDRSGIRLVAYGATVFVALLLAYRHLPLEMARHPWVAGPLLLLVMASVVYGFVRVDKRWVPKSVPGPRPEPHPEPHPESSEPSEPAEPSEPHPERHPELVRVPQPPNRSRSSPTSARNHV
- a CDS encoding DUF4180 domain-containing protein; protein product: MTTTLQTIHDVSVLMCAPEGEAIARESDALDLIGNAGYQGAAWVVVPVERFDEAFFELRTRMAGDIIQKFVQYGVGLAVIGDISRHTTASSSLRDLVRECNRNRQTWFLADVGELRERLGG
- a CDS encoding serine hydrolase, with the protein product MTHRISGVSRVSRSSRRTRVVAAGIGAGMAVSSAATAFAPAAAAAPTPQVSCTSKQAGLAEKLQKDITAALSKRKGTVAVGLYDRVTGTTCTLRGDTAFDSASVVKVTVLAALLYDAKKKNRYLTDRETKLATAMITKSDNASTSTLWKQLGLTKIKAFLTAAKMTQTKPGADNYWGLTQITVRDEQRLLALLTAKNSVLTDNARAYVLKLMNKVVAGQRWGTPAGAPSTVKVHVKNGWLSRATHGWRVHSVGTFVGGGRDYTITVLTHGNPDMQYGVNTIQGVAKVIHKDLVPVAKSASGSPSVQRYVPTDQPQEATVPVPESGAGSG